The following DNA comes from Castanea sativa cultivar Marrone di Chiusa Pesio chromosome 10, ASM4071231v1.
gtggatattaGCAatgtattttgggagttttaatgtcTATTATTCctttttcaatataaataaaagggcTATGGTTAAAACACTTAGAATTAACGGTCCTAATCATAAATTTAATGTGTTCCAAAAGAATTTGTTGAAGAATTAATGAATATGACTTGCATGTAATTGTTTCCCAAGCACAGATTTTATGTATGTTAGTTTGTAAGATTCTTATTTTCCTCCCTGCAGTTTGAATGGTGAGTTGTCGTCAATAAATTAAGTGGGGGTGATTTTGTTATGCCTTTCATTGGGTAAacattcaattttgattttaatagAGAGAATAGGTTGATGGGATAGAGATTTGAACTAGCATTATGCAACACACTATTACTTATCTCTCCCTGCAACTGATTTTTCCTGTTAGTGGATTGGATTGGATTCTTGGATTCTTGGACAGTCAACAAAATCCTTGTCCAATCTGCCTATGCTGCTGCAGCATCAATACAAACTTTATGCTTCCACACCCTCATCATTTTTTCCCATATTCTATATTCTAATCCTATCATGACTTCAAAGAAATTAGTATGCAATTAATTTTGAGGAGTTTGACAGATAGAAGCTAGATGGAAGGGTAGGCTGAACATGAGAGCACATTCTTAGGCTAAGAAACATTGCAAGATTTTTGTACTTTGATCTTCAAAGCAGGGATGTACAGTACTACGGAACAAGTGCCAGTTTTGAGTGTGATTTTTTACTTGTCTTGTCTGAAAATGTGATTAGCACACAAATGCCACTGCTCTTACATTCACTTTAGTTTTCTAAACTATGCAGTTTGGAACACTTCTCTCCAATGAAGGACACATAGAGCTGCTCAATTCAAGTCCtttaaaatagtattttctataaataaatataataatggGGTTAGTGTGATTTGGTTGCAATGTGGGAAAGTGAACTTAGAGCTAGGACAGCACTATGAATTTGTCTAGTTGGATTCTATCTCAATACTAGCATGTGGGAAAATTATAAGTTCAGCTCATTAACAACTTTGTCATTTATACACATTATTTGAAGTTGTGAAGGTGAACCTTTCCAAGTGGTTCCCTGATTGCTTGTTCTGAATAATCTTTGTTTGACTTTGATGTACTTGAAAATTTTGGCTCCATCAAGTATTTcgtttattgttgttgttgttatttctAAATGAACCAAGTGATATTATCAGTACCACATAAACTTGATGTCTTTTGGTTTATTAGAGATAAAGACGAGATTCTATCTGTAGAAAGCCACAGATCTTGCTCCCTGACTTTGTCCTACCTATGTccatgataaataaaataatttacactttaaggctgggaaaaaaaaagttggaacagGATAGGTTGCTCAAGTCATGAATATATCACCCAACAGCGATGACCACTTATTGAAGTTGAAGCTTCACACAATGTGTCACCCAATGTATGACAGCTAGGACTCAAGTGTAGTTAATTTATCCACTTGGACATCTGCAATTGAAAACAGACGTAGATATAGAACCAGATCAGATAGCTTACAACTATTTGTTTTGCATAGATTTAGAGATCCTTAATTAGGTTTATATATATGTCCCATGATGGCCCATGATGGGCTGTGAGCTAATATATTTGTAATTCAATAACACTAAACTATCCGATGGAAACATTGAGGACATGTTATACTGCTTTGCAATATATCTCACAAGCCCAATTGGTATGCCAGCTGCTTATCTGCCTTTTCATCTGAGTTCAGAAACCAATTTGCaaatctattttagaaaaaaaattagcactGACCACTAGTCCAGCATATCAAGGTACAGGACATCTGTCATAAAAAGCTCTTTTCATTGCAGCAGCTAGTGTTCCCTTTTGAGCTGGCAATGTAAGATAATTACAATTGCTTGTCCTTTATCCTTGAAAGCTTCGATACCGCATAAATAACTTGGAAGCTCTTGATCTTTGGAATTCagtatgttaatttttttttctttgatcttgCCCTAGAATGAGGCTTCTTTGTTCTTGAATGCTTAGTTTAGGCAGTAAGTAGAAACTTTACTTTCTGGGTTGCTAAGATCAACACTACTCGGCTCAAATGTTCCTTAATTGTATCAATTACTTCCATGCTATATATGTTAACTGCATATCATTGCATTCCTTCAGGAAGGAGATATTTGcattttgttgtcattttgggAAAGTATTAAATGCATGATCTACTATTAACCATCTAATGCATTGCACAAAAATACTCTAGGTGCAAATTTTTGGACATCCAGAGAGTCACTAGCTAACAGTATTCTATAATAATTGTGATTCTATATTGGCATAAAGTGTTCAAATATATTACCAGAGTGGTGGCATTTGTTACTAGTTTTGAACTACTTGctataatttttgttcttgaaagACAAGTATCtgatctccccccccccccccccccctgttTTGCAGACGAACACGTGCCGTATTTGATGTAGCACTCAAGGTTCATCATAGCATACAAGAGAGGGACATAGAAGTTGGTCGGAATCTTGGTAACTGGATTCTGCGATGTCTTGACCGAATGAAACCATCAGCTCAGATTCGCGGTCCCTCTCCTGGAAAACCTCCCAATGGTGCTAGCTCAAGCTTGAGCATGACAAAGCAGGTAAATGCCTCCAATCTGAAACCTCCTGGGGGTTCTCAAATATCCAGAAATCAGGATTCTGCTAGGCATCTTTTTACCTCAGCGAGAAATATTTGGCCTAAGCCTTTCCAATCCATTTCAATGATGATGCGATCACCAAAGACTGCTGGGAGTATGACCCAGTATAGACATTTCGCTGGGCCAGAAATGTTGAGATCAAGTTACACGAGAAGTTGGACGGAAGGTCTCCGGACTGACATAAGGCAGTGGATGATACACAACTAAAGTTGCAGCTCTATTAGTGTTTTTCCAGAAGATGAGACTTTTGGAACTGAACTATGGAAGAGGTTGTTTTTCAGGATTGATTGAATGGAAACAGTGCAGTAGATGCAACTGATGGCTTGAATGTGCTTTGGTTCATTGCCTCttgaagttttttgtttttgtttttttttttggtaccctTGTTCTCTGCCAGCAATTTgtatagtagtttttttttaagaactcgCAGTCGCCTGAGAACAGAGATGGCTTCTTGTTATCTAATAAAACAAAAGACATGGCAATACCCTTATgaattttgtttcttaattAGCAACCATTTACTGGAATGAAAACAGCAGCAAGACCATGGAACAAAACCATATAAACCCCATTTTTCCTTCCAAGGACGTATGGTAAAGTTCACTTGatgatttgaattttacttaGCTAGCCTGGATTGATTCCCAACTTCTTACAGAGATCACCCAGTTCTTGTTAGCATGCATATGTTATTCTTTTGgtacataaaaatgttgttttggggTAAAATTTCTGACTTTTCAAGTAGATTTTTACGTGCTAATAAGGCCAGGCATCATTCTCCTCGTCACAGTTAATATCCTACATATCTCTTGATTTATGTCTGGTTGTAACGATTCTGCATCTGTACAAGCTACTTCAGCATATGAGATATgtctttttctttgaattttccaTAATTAAGGAGGGCGTTCCCCAATGAGTCGGTACGTAGGTGGCTCCATCTCTCTATTAGTCTTTCTAATTTTGATATAAACGTGATATCATGATGCCATGCATGTTAAGAAGTGAAAAACTTAAATTGGAAACTTGAAGCTTATCCAATATATTAAAGCTATTACTCTCAGATATGCTTCTACTAATAAAGACACCATCATTTGGGCCTCTTCTCCTTGTGGAGATTTTTTACTCTAAAAATGCTTATTTATAGCATTGCTAATGGGTGGTATGTATAACAGCTCCTCCAGTCCTTAGATTGGTATAAGTTAAACACTGATGGATCTTTCATAGGTAATCTCGGGAAGGCTAGGGGAGGTGGTGTTATCAAAAACTATCATGGCAATTGGGTGGGAGGTTTTGCTCTGGTTAATAGGAACAACTTTGGGCGTTGTTGCTGAACTCTGGGCTCTTAAAGATGGCCTCACTCTCTGCAATCAACTTCATATTCAATTTCTTATTGTTGAATTGGATGCCTCTGTGCTTGTTACCCTTTTGAACAATGGCAACCAACAAATTTCCTAGATTCTTATCCCCTTTTATTGATGGCAGCAGGGTCCTTCTCAACAAGATTCCAGAGAGGTCAATAGATGTGATGATCCTATGGAAAAAAGCAGAGCTGATCTGCTTGgtgattttgttctttttatttgccCATTGATTGTATTTTGAATCAGATTAGGCTTCTTGTCTTGGGTACTACTTATTGTAGGCACTACCGTAGCAGTGCCATAACGCTTTagttttctttaatatattccagataacccaaaaaaaagaaaagaaatggattATATCATCTTTTAGCACTGATagttagctttttttttctttttttttcttttttttaaagttttctcttctttcattCCACTTTTGCTATAAAACTACAATCCTTAAGGACAAAAATGCAGAAGTCTCATCCTTGAGGCATTGCCAACCCTTTAAATCTTAAacatgattctaaaaaaaattaattcttaaaCATGAGGCCATACAACATCCTCAAGATATCCTCACGTCAAGAACATGAAGAAGCCTTGAGCCAACCTCAAGATAAGATTTTACTAGCTACTAATAATATGGTTCAGATATGGTCAATTTGACAGGGACTTTCGTTAGCATGGGATATGgggtttaaatttatttttctagaaACTGATACTACTACTATACTAAATTGGCTAACCAATGATAGTGTATTACCACCAGATGTTGTCCCTTTAATTTCTAATTGCTGGAATCTTATGGCACGAGCATGGGCCATCCATCTACTTTAAATATATTGTGAGGCTAATAAATGTGCAGATGCACTAGCAAAACGGGGTCGACAACTACAGAGCGTTTTGGAAGTTTACGACTTAtgccaaaattttgtttatCCAGCTTTTGTGTGGGATATGAAGCAGCTTAGGACTAGTAGAATGTGTCCTTTGGAGGCCTATAAGCTTCTTGTTGTATAAACCCTTTATTATCTAAATAATACTCCCATTTTtaccacacacaaaaaagagaagaaaaataagattttaacCACTAATTAGTAAACATGTGTAATGCATGCATAAAGTTTGTATACGtacatagtatttttttttttttttaaaattacatcTCACGGtttgttttccaattttatggaaataaaagctttattttaggattaaaaGTATAATTCATTCGAAAAACGAGAAAATATTATATCCATCGGAAGACTACTGAAATAGTCATTCTCCTGAAACACGTGATGAATTGCGTGTTAAATATACATGCATCTATACTATAAAAGTCAAAGataaaattttccaaatccGTCAAATTGTCAAACATTGCATacaagatataaaaaatatatatctaaatGAAACATATTGCCATCATCAATCAAGTTTTATATATtcttgaatataaaaaaaagggtttttggTGTGATCTCATCGATCTCACACTACATGGTGACAATGAGTTATACCATATGTACTAATCATTAACACAACACATTTGTTGAAGCGTTATTACTCGAATCACTCACCTCCTGCCAATCATCATGTGAAGTGATATAGGGACTCTTACCTCCAAATCACATCCTACAGTAAtagttattttattaaattgtgaaACTcaggtttaaaaaaaacatatggtCATCCTCCATCCTTTTAAGAGTCAATTTTTATGGATGACTCCAAAGTGTTAGCCAAGAGACCAAAACTTAATATCTCATTCATTTGTGgccaaaaaattaatagaatagAAACCATTAggatttatgttattttatttaattaatttagagCATTGGCATCATACaaagcaaaatagaaaaatggctcaattttacacatctaaCCTTCAAAATTACTCCATTAGTCAAGTTAAAGATATGTAAATTTGCAAATTTGCTACAGTAACTTAGTAAATTTATACTAGCATTATTCATTttgtattaaatattttattctttctttgcttattctaaagaaaaatgaagagagtAGATGGTGGTGGTTATGTGTGATGaaatagaaacaataaaaaaaaaaaatttgatattgtaATGAAATAGAGTTTAAAATAGATGATTtgatgtgagtttttttttttttttttaaatagttatatgaattaaaaaaaaattaaatttttatacaaaaaaaaaaaaaaaattttgcacaCCTAAATATTCTTACATTAGAAAGTTTATTACTTAGATATTTTAAAGATCGAACCCCTTGATTATAggccaaatttcaaaatttaccCCATAAATTtcactagtttttattttagtcctttaagtttgtcttatttcatttcaatcaagtttcaaaacaccCCAATTTAGACTTATGTTATCTTGGCATTTAAATCACTAAAACTACattattttgcttttaatttaaaatttattttctaaaaaaataaattaaaaacgttaatttaaaaaaaaaaaagtccagaaaaaaaaaccaagctcATGCCCAAACCCGATGTTCTCGGGTTGAATTTGTTAACCCGAATAACATCTTTATTATCAATTACATTATTCTGGAAAGTGGGAATAGTGAAACAGGAAAAGGAAATCCAAATCCATGTTAAACCAATTCCACCAGTAAACGAAATACAAACGTTTTCCATCAACTTTCGCAGAACCGGCCTTACAGGTAATCTTCATCTCCCTTTTCTGGTAATTTGATTTCCATAAAATTAGGATTTTGTTTTGTCAagaatttctttattttgaagaatCACATACTTATATTTTATAGCCGTAAATCCTAGGTCTTTGAGAATTGTTAATAGTGTGTTATTCATTCATGTAATTAGATTTGACTTTCTCTTCACAGGAATTCAAAATTCCCGTGCCTTTCGTTGTGATTTGCTGTTGTGAAACTGTATTTTTCACTTTCAATTTAGCTGTGATTTGCAAGTTGAAGTTCTTCTtccataaataaaaactttgaagAATTTAAGATTGTAGGGTTATTGTGTTTTGAGGTGGTCTTTTACTCTTATAATGTACCGAATATTTTCTATctcatatttcaattttatgGGCTTTTTGTCTTCGGAAACTAGACTCtgctgaaaataataatttatttcttaacagttaatctcaattttttgaaaaaaaaattataatgtttatgcTTAGGATTTTAATGGGCACTAGTTCAAACAGGTCGAGGGTAAGGTCGCAAGTTTAAAATCCATTGGGTGAGTACATTTTaccatggaaaaaaaaaaaaacttagaatttAGAGAGGCTCAATAGAGGTACATCCCGCTAATAgagatattttgatgaatacCAAATGAGGGACAGAAGTACCGACAAGGACACTCATGAAATTTGAATGACAAAGCATGCTCATGCTTTAGTCGAATGAGTGGTTTTGACAACACAGAGATGAGACTGAATGGAATTATAGAAAGTGAGAATTCCTGAAAGGTTTCCATAATCAGAACgagaaatgttatattttcttttggggaGGGGAGGGGGTTGGGTAAAGATCAGGATCAAGATTGGTCCTCCAGAGCTAGGATTGTGAGGCAAATGCTATATTGTCTTGAGAGGGGGCTTGGGGCATCTATCATCAAAGCCTGTAAATTGGTTACGGATGCTCAAATCTTTCTAAAGTTAAAAGTCCTGGAATTTTTTGTTAgcattaataattaatatttgatcGGTGAGCAAGTTGCTCTAAACCTGGAAGGTTTAGTATAAATCCAAATGTGGGTGTTTTGGTTCTTATATGTTCTCCTatttatacttataaaaaataaatgttctTCTTCTATTTATGGGCCTAATTAGCTTTTACCTagtttatgacttttttttccccctcacaATGAATATTATATCACCCAGATTTGTGTTACTTGTGTATTTGCTAGGCCAAGACTTAATGGTTGAAACCTTGTTTGGTTGCTCAGAATTGAAGCTATAAGCAGTGCctgtattttaaagctcaattttttcttgtaattttcatCCATTGTTTTCATTGCTGTGTCCTTAGCACACTGCCTGTGTGCtttggttttattatctttcttttttattcaatgagGTATCATTTACTTAtctaaaagagagagagaaaaaaaaaccctcaaattTTACTTCTGCTGTAATGCCCTATATCCCCAATATTTTCTTCtatgaattttataataatgGATTCATATGCTTTGAGAAACATGAAACCTATGGTGAATTGTGCATCTGTTCTCAATAACATTGTAAGTAAATTGGTCCTTGGGTTAGGACTTAAATAGGAATGATTAAATCCTAAGGgtggtgaagaaaaaataaataagtaaaaattgcAATGTGAActccaaaagaaatatattattatttgaggCCTAGAAACAAATTGGATCTTTTAGGttggttttgttaattttttaaataaagtaattaaataaaacataattggGTCACAAATGTAATCAAATAAAGTTGAGAAAATCAGAAAAGATGaatcctttctttattttcctaGCAGCCATAAGTCCTTTCTCTACACCTCTTAcacaaaataagagagagagagagagagagagagagagagagagagagagagagcaatatttGATTGTGGGCATAAAGTCTTGCTGCTGGAAATTGAATTAAAAGGTGAAAGGTCTatcttaattaatatttttggattGATGTAAGAATTTTGAAGTTATATATATGGTTTGTTGGCAGCATAGTGAGATTAGATTATTTCtgcattattttttacttgattaCAGTGATAGAGGCTTTACGTACTGGGTTGAATTCAAATAAGGACCTGATGGTTGCACTCTTAATTTTAAGTAGTATTGTATATTACATTGATTATTCATTGAAGACCTTAGGTCTGGAAATTTATAAGGTTTGATATACTAGAATCGGTGCATGATTACAATGTTTGATTAAAGTGACCTAATACACATTCTCGTCATCTACTGAAGgtcccaaaataaataaaattatgagcTAGTTACTTATCAACAATGGTCATGGCCTTCTGTTAGCAAACCAAGAGTATAATGCGTACTTAACATTGGTGCCTGTGGTAGCAGTTCGTAACATTGAGTTATTGGTAAATGTTCTGGGCTGTAAGCAAGGTTCTCTtcctatgaaatatttgggtcttcctttgGGTGCAAAATTCAAGGAGAAGACAATATGGAATCCAATTTTGGAGAAAGATGGAAAGGAGATTGGTGGGATGGAAACAATTGTACTCatccaagggaggtagagttactttaattaaaagaaCTCTATCAAATCTACCAACTTATTTTCACTCTTTATTTCCTATCCTTGTTTATGTGGCTAACTGGAGTGCAAAACTTCAACGGAACTTTTTATGTGGTTGCCTAGGTGATGAACCCAAATTTCATCTAGCTAAATGGCTATTGTTTGTGCTCCACTTTCTTCAAGTGGTTTGGGGATTAGGAATTTGATACTTTTTAATGAAGCCTTACTAGGGAAGTAGTTGTGGAGATTCCGGCTTGAGAGGGATGCAGGATGCTCTTAGGCAACAAGTGAGATGAAGTATGGGTGTAAATGGGGTGACTGGTGTACCAGTTCAGTTTCTGGTCCCTATGGTGTgagtttgtggaaaaatattaggCAAGGTTGGCcttctttgtttctttatatCTTGTATGACGTTGGTGCTGGGTCGAGAGTGAAGTTTTGGCAAGATTGGTGGTGTGGAGAGAATTCTCTTGCCGTTTGCTATCCCGAATTATTTAGTGGTGAGGAGAGACTTCTCTTGTTGTTTGCTATCCTGaattatttaggatttgttgagATAACGAGGCAAGTGTGGTTGAGCTTATGAAGTTCACCAATGGGGTCCTTCATCGGGATGTACATATTTTAAGGGTTGTTCATGATTGGGAATTGGAGGCATTGTTGAGCTCATGGATACTATTTATGGCACATTTGTAAGGGGGATTGGGGAGGATAAGATGTGTTGGAAACCAAATAGGAGTAAGGGATTTTTGGTTAGTTCTTATTACCATATTTTAGTTGGCCctagtgataatatttttccttGGAATGGTATATGGAAGCAAAAGGTCCCTTTGCGAGTGGCTTCTTTTGTATGGACTGCTGCCTGGGAGGAAAGTCTGGCAATTGACaatgtaaggaaaaaaaaggtacGAATTATGGATTGGTTTTTTATGTGCAAGTATAATGGTGAATTAGTTGACCATTTCTTCCTTCATTGCCCGGTTGCTACGGATCTGTGGTCtatggttttgggtttatttggagtaagTTGGGTTATACCAGAGTCTGTTGTTGAGCTTCTAGCTTGCTGGCTAGGTCAGTTTGGTCGTTATCAAAATGGTCACATATGAATAGTTGTTCcccattgtttgatgtggtgtctttggaaaaaaaagaaatagcaggtgttttgaagataatgaaAGAACTTTGCCAAATCTCAAGTTATTCTTTCTTAGAACCTTAATGGATTAGTTGTCAGTATTGAgaatatattctttcttttctattcttgatttacttgatttatgtaatttctGTATTTGATTGTATACCCTTGTATACTCCTTGTGTATTCGGGTGCCTCTTTCtttgatatcaataaatctttattacttataaaaaaaaaaaaagtcctatgACATTATGGTTTCATTATCTAACAATATCACTTAGACTTGTTTGGTTCTTGTATGAGCACTTGTAATGTCCTTGTGACGTTGTGCTAACTTAGAATTTGATAATGTCTAGAAGTTGGGGATCCTAGGAATTTTCAAACTGTGAGCTAAGGGTCATCTAGTTAACCCCACATAGTAGTAAGGAAGGTTAGTTGATTTTGAGTGCTAGTCTATGGTAGTTTCATGGGGTTATTCTCTTAAATTAGTTTGTGATAGCTTGATAGAATTTATATCTCTTGTGGTGGATCATTAAGCAATTGTTTTTCAACTTCTTGGTAGGCATCACTGTTGGACTTTTGAAGGAACTTAAGTACTGTATGTGGTTATGCACATTATGCTTTTTGTTCTCCACCATAAAGATGatctttttggaaaattattttgacataatgaacttatcaaaaaaattttattttttgacattaTGATTTTTCTGTCcactttttcttgaaaaaaagtTGTCCTTTGAAAGTTATTTTACATACCCAAGTATTCAAAGTGCCACTGGATATTATCCTAAATCACACAAGGGTCAAGCAACTTTAGTGCTTTGTGACAAGGTGATCAAACTAATTTCCAAAAGGCTTATAAAAGTCTTGGACAGCAGCAAAACAAGATATTCATAGTATACTGATATGTTTCAGAGTAAATTTATTTATCAGTTTGCTTGAGTGCTAGTGTTCCCATAAATTATGAATATGATTCTTCTGATGATCATGCAACTGTAAAATCATTTCTTAAGATATTATATGTTGTGGACCTTATTCTGGATTTGAAACTCTGGATCAGGTATATAGTGTAAAGTGGTGAACCTTGGCCAAGGGGGGTTAAATTATTGGCCTTTGTGATCTCATTGAAGAGAGTCAATGTAGTATGGCCATGgctaagagcattagcatcatTATGTGTAATGtcttgcaaaatagaaaaagtaattgattttacacattttgagcaaaaaaacacccacatcagtaggtgtaaaattgtgcataaatgcacaagagctacagtaaccatgcatatatgcacagttactgtagctcttgcatttaatattttaataatttctaatttcgctccttttttttccttctcttctccctcatcatcttctttcttcctctgaGACACACTCCCACagacacaaaatcaaaaatcaactacaaaaataaaaaataaaaaatcaactacaaaaatcaaccacaaacactttcaaaatcaattaGATTGCGTCGCCATCGCCTGGATTGACTGGATTGTTGCCATATCCTGGATTGACTGGATCGTTGCTTGTGGATCGACTGGAGAGGCGTTCATCACCGTCACCATCGCCGCTGCTGCATGTGGATCGGTGATGTGGATCGGTGCTTCTGGGATTCGATGGTTGTGGTGCTTGTGATGAAGTGTTGACGGAGATCGGTGGATTGGAGAGGCGTTGTTGTGCTTGTGATGGTTGTGGTGTTGATGGAGTGCTTGTGATGGTGCTTCTGGGTTTTGATGGTGATGTTGATTTGACCGTGAGAGAAAGAAGAGgtagaaaagaaagaggaaacgGCAAAgagataaggaaaaagaaagaagaagaaagaagag
Coding sequences within:
- the LOC142612709 gene encoding uncharacterized protein LOC142612709, producing MVLWEITLGTAYFLGLKRTYRLALKIQRKVVSPKHPKIRQFLQRRTRAVFDVALKVHHSIQERDIEVGRNLGNWILRCLDRMKPSAQIRGPSPGKPPNGASSSLSMTKQVNASNLKPPGGSQISRNQDSARHLFTSARNIWPKPFQSISMMMRSPKTAGSMTQYRHFAGPEMLRSSYTRSWTEGLRTDIRQWMIHN